The following DNA comes from Simkania negevensis Z.
TCTGACCTTCGATTTTTAACCTATCTTCAGGACTGCAAAGAATGACAATCTCAACTGGAGATTCAATGCGGTTGGATTTTTCCAACTTGGCATCGCTTCCTGTTGTATATACTAGAACGGTGTTGGGAAGTTGAAGTGTTGAGAGGTCTTTTTTTAGCCCTTCAAGATCAAACTCTGTCATCTGAGCTACAGTGACAGTGAATTTATCGTATGAGCTTTTTCTGAAACTTTGAATACATTTTTCAGGCTGATCTAAAACTATTTGTGCAGCCATCATTGCTAATGATGGTAAATTAGTTTTAACTGACATTATCTTCCCACAATCAATGTTAATATTATTTAATGCTATTATTATAATATAATTAAATATAATTATAAATTACATTTATTATATATGATTGTAATCAGTTTGTTATTAAGCCTTTAGGCTTAAATTTTTTTAGGGAATAAATTGCTAGAATAGAGTCTAATTAGATCTGTAAAAACATTTTTTGAAAACTTCGGTGAGTTGAGGAACTGGGCTCGAGAGGAGATCTAGTTCTGATAGAGCCTCTCTCAAGCAGGCATTGGCTTTTTCTTGAACTTCCTCTTCTGAATAGAGAGTCAAGGCAGAGGCCTTTTGCTTGCTCTTATCAGATCCGATGGGTTTTCCCAGCTTGCTTTCATCACCAATCACATCGAGCAAGTCGTCGACGTATTGGAATCCAATGCCTAAAGCAAAGCCAGCATTATGGAGGTGGATTTGGTCTTCAGAATTTAAGCCTGCGATGAGAGCTCCAAACTCAAGTGCTGTGGCGAGGAGGGCTGCAGTTTTTTTAGAAAACATCAGGGTGAGTGTATCTGGATCGATCGATTTGCCTTCGTGCAAAATATCAATCACTTGTCCACCGATCATCCCTTCTCCGCCTGCTCGCTTGGAAAGCAATTGAATTAGCCGAAGTTTGGTTTCAGATGAAAGATAGGGAGCTTGAGACAAGACGTCAAAAGCGTAAGTTAATAGGAAATCTCCAGCAAGGACAGCCTGAGCTTCACCATACACTTTATGCAAGGTGGGCTTGCCACGCCGTAGTTCATCATCATCCATACAGGGGAGATCATCGTGGATGAGAGAGTAAGTGTGGACCATTTCGAGTGCACAGGCAGGATCGATTCCCCATTCAAGTGGGCAATCAAAGTCTTCTAAAGCGGCAAGGAGGAGGAGGGGGCGGATCCGTTTGGCTGGGAGGAGAAGAGAGTAGCGAGCAGCTTGATAGAGAAGTAAGTGTGGAGAATTCACAACGGGAATAATTGCTTGGAGCCTTTGCTCAATCAAATCTTGATGACGAGTAATCAAATCTTGGGTCTTCATAGCGGCTTACCTTGTTATTGCCCCTTGTTTTGAGGTCTTGCAAGAGATCTGTGGAGAGTTTGGGGATTCCAATTCCATAGTACCTAAATCCTTTGATGGCCATTTCTCTTGCTTTGTACTGGTTGCGACCATCAAAAAAAGCATTGCCTTTCATTTTAGACAAAACTGTTTTTAAATTGACAAACCTAAATTGCTTCCACTCAGTAACCAGGGCAATGGCATCAGCCTGTTCTGCTGCATGATACTCACTGAGACAAAAGTGAATGTTTTTTTTGTGGCCGAGTAATTCTTTAACTTTTGGAAGAGCTAGAGGATCAAACAGGCGTAAGATGGCCCCATTTTTCAAGAGAGAGTCAATGAGTTTTAGTGCAGGTGCTTCGCGGATATCATCTGTATTCGGTTTGAAGGAAAGTCCCCAAATGGCAATTGTTTTTCCTTTCACTCCACCCTTTTTTGCAAAGTGGTCGGAGATTTTTTCGCTCAGGACATTCTTTTGTCTCTCATTGATATTGTGGACAGCTTCTAAAATGGGAGCGTCTAGCCCATTTTGATTTGCCATTGCAATCAGTGCGCGGATATCTTTGGGGAAGCAAGAGCCTCCATAACCGGCACCAGCATAGAGAAAATGGTAACCGATGCGGGAGTCGCTGCTCATCCCATGACGAACATCGTTGATATTTGCTCCTAGTTTTTCACAAAGGGCTGCGAGTTCGTTCATAAAGGAAATACGCGTTGCTAGCATCGCATTGGAGGCGTACTTTGTCATTTCTGCAGAAGGGAGATCCATGATGTGGATACGGTCGTGATTTAACGTGAAAGAGGAGTAGAGTTCTCTGAGAAGATTTATGGCTTTTTCACTGTCAGAGCCAATGATAATCCTGTCAGGTTTCATCGAGTCGCTGATTGCTGAGCCTTCTTTGAGAAATTCGGGATTGGAAGCGATATCAAATGAAACTTTCACTCCGCGCTCATCGAGTTTTTGCTGGATGAGTTTTTGAATGTGTCGAGCAGTTCCTACAGGTACGGTTGATTTGTTGACGACAACAAGGGAGTGATCTAGATACTCGCCGATGGATGTTGCAACAGCCTCGATAAAAGAGAGATTTGCAGACCCATCTTTATGAGGAGGCGTTCCGACTGCGATGAAACAAACGTCAGCATTCTTGAGCCCTAGAGCATAATCGGTGGTGAAAGAGAGGCGCTTGGCATCTTGGTTGCGACGCACAAGCTCTTCGAGTCCAGGTTCGTAGAAAGGAATGACATTTTTTTTGAGGCCGTTGATTTTATTCTCATCGATATCGAGACAGGTGACATGGTGTCCCATTTCTGCGAAGCATGTTCCTGTTACAAGACCAACGTAACCAACGCCAATAACTAAAATTTCCATGCTAATAAGGGTACCTTTCTTTTAGATGGAAGTCAAGCTACCGTCTGTCAGGAGGTATTTTCGATCACAAAGGCTTGCAAGTGCTGCATTGTGAGTCACGACGATGAGGGACTTTTTAAAATCCCGAGTCGAGGTGATCAGGAGCTCATGAATGAGCTTTGAATTCCCTTCGTCGAGGTTTCCAGATGGCTCATCGGCTAAGATCAGATCGGGATTATTGCAAAAGGCGCGGGCAATGGCGACACGTTGCTTTTCTCCTCCGGAAAGGTGCTTAGCAATCTGGTGCTTGTGTGAAGTCAAGCCGACTCGCTCAAGCAGTGCTTCTGCGTGTGTGAACGCGTCACTGCCACGTCCGATAGGCTTTCGCCCCACTTTGGCTGGCATGAGGACATTTTCCAGAACTGGATACTCTTCAAGAAGGTTAAAATTTTGAAAGACAAATCCAATGTGCTGATTGCGCATTGCTGAGCGATCTCCCACAAGAGCGTTGCTTCCTAAAATTTCTAAAGAGCCACTTGTAGGCTCTTCAAGGGTTCCTAAAATGTGGAGTAATGTGCTTTTCCCCACCCCAGAAGGGCCCATGATGGCAACGCTTTCTCCTTCGTTGACTGAAAGAGTGATCTCCCGCAAGATCTCGACTTTTTTCGGTTCTTTGTAGGATTTTGAGAGTTTGTTTGCCTTTAAGATCATTCGGACCTCAAAATTTTCGATGGGTGGACTTTACTTGCCTTCAAGGCAGGAACAAGTCCTGCTAAGAGAGAGATAATCGGTGTTGCAATAAGGATAAACATGAGGGCCCGCTCACTGAGCTCGCTGGGGAGTGATTTTCCATAAAAGACAGCATTGAACGCTTCGTGTCCTTGCAAGAAGCTGAGGAAGTGGACGACGGCATCGATGTTGTGGATTGTTAGAAGGGCCGCAGTTGTTCCAATGAGGGTACTGAAACAACCCATGATCCCACCACAAAGGGTGAAGATCCAGGCGATACTTTTCTTTGAGGCGCCCATGGCGCTTAATATCGCAATTTCTTTTTTCTTGTCATTCACGAGAATGACGAGAAGTGAAATGATGTTGCTACAAGCGACGATGAGAACGATGATTCCAATGAGAGTGAAGAGGTACTTATCGCTTTGGAATTGCATGAGAAGATCTTTGGCAAAGTCGTAGTCGTAGTAGGGAGTGATTTTCCAATAGGGGAGAATTCCCGCGCGATTGAAAGCATCTGTCAGTTCTTTTTGCACCTCGGCTGTTTTGCTCAAATCTGAAAACCAAACTTGGATGCCATTCATCATGTTTTGATCAAACGAATAGGTTTGAGAAGAGGTATTGATCGTGTGGACGACGTCAGGCTCTGTTAGAATCATCCGCGCGCCAATTGCCATGACTCCAGGATCGTAGAACCCTGCGATGAAAACCGGGAGACGTTGCTCTTGAATAGCGCTTGCTGTTGCAGCATTATAGGAAAAGTAACCGGTGTCCCCAATCTTTACCCCATTGGCTTGAAAGTTTTTTGGGAGGAGAACGGCGGCGGCTCCCTGTCCTTTTTGAGGAAGAACAGCAAGTCCTCCGACCTGATAGGTCCATGGTGGAGGGTGGTTTGGGGGTGTATCAAATGACGTTTTTGCTATGGCCTCTTCAATTTCGAGACTTTCCCATGGAATGGTTCCTGCAACTGTTTGCCCTTGTAAAGTGAACCGGACGTCGAGTTTGAGGTCTTGCAATGTTTTGACTTGGGACAAGATATAAGGGGCTAGCTTCGCTTCCATTGAGAGGGCTTCTTCGAGGAAAAGGGGGATGGCAAAGCTGAGTTCAATTTTTCCTTCAGATGAGGCGAAGATGAGTTTGTCGTTTTGCCTTTTTACAGTTCCCTTCTCAAAATAGGGGCTTTTTTTTCTCTCTTGATCGCTAAAGACGAGATAAGAAATGCGTCCCTGCTTTTTATATGCGATCACATCAAAAGATTGATTTTCTGGAAGGATGGGCCCGAGGTAGGATGCCTTTTGTCCCAAGCTTCTCATCCGTTTGATGGTGATGTTTTCTAAGAGAGATGCAAGGTTTGTGCGCAGATCAGCACCTGATCCTTTGCCCACACGGTCTGGTTGGTCTGCTGTAGGAGTATCTGGTGAGAGCTCAGCTAAGTAGAAAAGATGGTTGAGGTCTTCAATCCTTGGAGGATCGATTAAACTATGAAGATGGGGACTTTTATCCGAAAAAGAATTGATGTAAGAAGCTTGTGTCAAATAGCTCTGGGTAGTGTTTTCTTGAGGGGCGAAAGAAGGTCCTTGTGCACGCAGCATACGGAGCTTCAAAAGAGCGCCACTAACTTCATAATCTTGAGCGATGAGAGGGATGTTTTGTCCTTCAATTGAACTAAAGGCCAGTTTCACAAAGTCCATTGTTGTCCCGTCGGCATTCACTTCACGGTCTGGCCAGTAAGAGGGAAGGGCGAGGTCTTCTTCAGGGTTGTATGGATCAGTCAACGTGGCAGCCGCCTTTTCTCCAATACTTTTGTAGGTAAACTCAGATTCTCCACTGATGCTGTCAACTTGATAGTAGTACGATTGGTAATAAGCATCTGTTGGAGTGATTTGAATGGGAGCATTGAACGAGGTGAGTTTCTTGAGCCAGTTTTTTTCAATGCCATCCGTCACAGAAAGAAAAACAAGGATAAGCCAAACTACAAGAGAAATGACTCCTACTGACATGAGGGAAATGAGCGACAGTGAAAGCTGCTTCTTTTTGGGGACGAGATATTTCTTAGCGATTGAAAATTCAAAGAGCATGCATCAGACTTCCTTAAGAAGCGCTTACTTTGCTTCTTTAAAAGTCACGTGTTTGCGTAATTTTTTGTCGTATTTCTTAAGTTCAATACGGTCTGGTGTGTTGCGTTTGTTTTTGAAAGTCCAGTAAACTTCAGAGCTTTCGGTACTTTTTAAACGAATTTTTTCGCGTGCGCCTTTCTTAGCCATTGTCAGTTCCTTGATTTTTTCGGCAATTCTAACATAGGGCAGATTTAAAATCTATTTTGGGAAATACTTTTATGTCCAGGGGACTGGCAAGCGCACCGCTTTGGTAGAGGTGATAAGCCAATCCAGCGATCATGGCGGCATTATCGAGCGAGAGATCTCGGGGGGGCCAAAAGAGGGGAATCTCTAGATTTTTTTCCTGAAATAAGTTTTTGAGAGCTCGACTATTTGTGACTCCGCCTCCTAGATAAATGGCTTGGCAAGGAAAGGTTTGAGCAGCTTTCAAACTTTTTTCTACGATGTCCCCTAAAGCAGTTTGTTGAAATGAGGCGGCAATGTGCTTTTTTTCTTCATCTGAGATGGTATCAGGGGAAGAGCGCTGCCCATTTTTTCCTTTGATCGTATAGAGGACATTTGTTTTGAGGCCGCTAAATGAAAAGTCGAGTGGACGTCCCTTGACAACTCCTCCTTTAAACGAATAGAGGCTAGGATCTCCTGCTTCGGCAAGCTTTTCAATATGGGGGCCACCAGGATAGGGAAGACCTAAGAGAGTGGCAACTTTATCGAAGGCTTCACCGACGGCGTCATCCACTGTTGTCCCAAGCACGGTGTAACTTCCTACGGAGGAGATTTTTGCTAAAAAAGTGTGGCCGCCTGAAACTACGACTCCAAGTGCAGGAAAGAGCATCTTTGCCTCTTCACCCATCATTGCAGCATAGAGATGTGCATCGACATGGTTAACCCCAATCAAAGGAAGGTCCCAGCTATAAGCCAATGTCTGAGCTGCTGTCGTTCCCATCAGAAGTGATCCCATCAGGCCTGGGCCATTTGCCACTGAGATGGCATCGACGGGGCCAGCCTCTTCTATCGCCTTTTCAACAAGAGGGAGGATACGGTCGATATGTTGTCTAGAGGCCATTTCGGGAAAAACACCTCCATACCGCTCATGGACCTCTGCTTGAGAAGCGATCAGGTGAAATAAAATACGTTTTCCCTCTTCGACAACAGCGACCGCTGTTTCATCGCATGAGGTTTCGATTCCAAGAATTTTCATAACCTCAAAGTATACCATTTAGGGAACTTTTTGACATCTTCTGACGATTAGGCTAATACTCCATAACAAAAAATTCTATCGCTACTTTAACTATCTTTTCAGTCCCTTTTCCCCTCTTAAATCCCCCCTGGTCTCATGGACAATGTGGTCGATTTTGGAAGAGAAAAATTCGGCGAAAATCTGGATCAAAGTAGTTATGGAATTTTTTGGTATGGAGCACTAGTACTTAGTTAACAAAAGTTTCTATCACTAGTTTTTTTTACCCTGGTCTTGAATTGCAGAGACAAATGAGCAAGAAAATCCTTTGTTTATTTCAACTAACCCATTTTTATCTTTTTTAATCACATATAGCCTGCCTCCTTGAAATTTATTAGAATAAGAGCATGTGCGAGTTTTGATTGGGACGATTAGAATTCCTCCTGCATTCAATTGGTTGACTAAGGGTAGAGGAATTTCTTCATACATAAATCCAACACAAATAATATCATAGGGAGCAGCGTCCTGATAACCATTGATTCCATCACGAGCCAAAAATGTGATTCTATCATTGACTTTCGTGGGAAGGTGTTTAAGGCATGTGTCTTTTGACTTGCTGACGAGGTCATCGTAATAGTCGATTCCGATCACCTTCGCATGAGGAGTAAGATCGGCTAATAGGGCTGTCAAATGTCCCGATCCACTTCCGAGGTCAAGAATTGAAGTGGCTTGAGGTAATTGGTCTTTCAATAACTCTAAATAGAAGATATGCATATGGGGAGATGAAATAACCATATGACAACCGATGTCAATAGCGGTGTCATCATAAGGGTTTTGAGGGCAAAACCATTGTCGGTCTATTGATCGATAGGCTTGCTCTATTGTTGGAGTTTTTAAAATGCCAAACTCTTTTAAACATGAAGTAAGACTATTTAGTGATGTGTGGGTTTGATGTTTAAATGATTTTATGAATTGTATGGGAACTGTAATGATAGGCCATTTTTCAAGGGGAATAGAGGTGTCAATGACTCGCACTTCAAATGATTCATCATTCATCCTAATGATTTCGGCATTTGTGTATTTTCCCTTGTAGGGGGCCAGACACCAACCTTCTAATCTGTATTTTTGCTGGAGAAAAAGACGGGTTTCGATTTCGTCTTGCGTTTCTGGATAAACGCATCTTAGGAAAGAAAAAGTTGCAACTAGCAAAAAAAATCGAAAAATTCTCATGATAGCTTTCAAATTTTTTCAAGCAATGATACAACATTTTTTTTAAATGTCAACTTGACTTTTATTTAGCTGAAAGGTAAACTATTTCTCTCATTATTATTTTTTGCACATAATTGGAGGGAAAAATTATGGCATCAATTTCATCTATATATAGGTTCTCTTCTGGATCTATATCAACTAATATGGACTCACGTACAATTGAATACCCATCTGGGAAAGTAGAACTAGCTGGTGATCCTGAGCTTTGGGAGCAGCATCTTCGCTATGTGGTGATTGACCGCTTTATGCCAAAGCTTTCTGACTTAGGAGAGACGCGTATGGGTCTTCTGTATTCGAATTCTGGGTTGACACTTAGTAATGATACAAAACATGATTGTACCATTTGCTTTAAAACCGTTGAAAAAGCAGATCGTCTTTTTGTCACAATGATCACTCCCAATAAGTTATCTTATTTCTGCTTGGAATACCATGAAAAGGGTGAAAACAGCGCTGTCGTTATACGTGAAGTACACCAAACGAGCAGTCGAAACTATGAAATCATGGAGCCAACAACTCAATTGAAAAAGGATTTTTCAAAACTTTTACCTTTTGAGGAGCTTTTAAAAAAACGACAAGACGATTTTAGTGACCAACATGTTAATCTTAATTTTCGCGTTCATCCGGAAGTCATTCAATTTACAAACCAGACTGAAATTTCCCATATAGAAGAAATACGAGACTTTTTTAAAGGAACGGTTTTAGAAGAATCTTTCTCTCAGCTTGATCTTGAAAGGCAAGTCAGATTCGAAACTCAATTTATGATGATTCCTACAGAGGTTCGAGAGTCTGCAAAAGAACTTTTGACTGTGCTCAATCAATTTCCACAATTGAAAGACGGCATTGCAAAAGCTTTTGAGAATTATTTAAGCTCTTGGAAATCTGTCTATGAATTTTCACATTTTATTGATTGGAAGGTGGTAGATTATAGCCAAGATACATTGGGAGTACAGATGTTTCGTAACAAATCTGTCATGCAGGTTTTAACGAAATTTATAACAGCTAACAAGAAAGCTGACGAAGGAAAAGCAGAAGAAGAGCTATGTCAAAAAAAGGCTGAAGATAAAAAGTTGTTAGTTACATATAGGCAAGCTCATGGTCTTTTTTACTACACAGACACCTTATAACAAGGGGTAAGAAGTCCCCTTTTTCTACTTTTGCTTTTTGTGGAGGTCGCCGCAAGCATCGGTATCGAGAATCCATAGCGCTTTATTGGTGGGAGTTCCAATGAGGGAAACGGGAAATGGGGGATTATGGTCTTCAAGAAATACTTTGTGGACCATGTCTCTTTTATTTTTCCCTAAAACGTAGATCACGATGTTTTTTGCTTTATTGATGAGAGGGTAGGTCATGGTCATGCGCCAGGTCTCTTTTTGAGGGATATGGTTGGCGACAATCCACCTGTTTTTTTCTTCAAGGGCTTTTGTGCCGGGGAAGAGAGAGGCGGTATGGCCATCTTCGCCCATGCCAAGCATGATGAGATCAAAAGGGCGTGATCCCAACACTTGTTTAATTTTCATTTCGTAATTAAGGGCGTTTTCTTCAATGCTATCTTCTGCTTTCATTCGAAAAAAATGGTCGTTTGGAATGGGTAGATTTTTGAAGCCTGCATCAATTGCCATGCGAAAGTTGCTATCAGGATCGGTTGGGGCTACGCTTCTTTCATCACTCCAAAAAATGTAAGCTTTGGACCAGTCGATGGCAGAAGAGTAAGGAGCTTGGGATAGGGCTTGAAAGATAGCCTTAGGTGTGGACCCTCCAGAGAGAGCAACGGCAAAGTGGCCATGCATTTTAAGAGCTTCTTTGGCGCAGTTGATAAAGTGTTCAATACTAAAGTTGAGAGTTTCTTTATTGTTACCAGGATGGGCAATGTCCCGCCTATCATCCCACGAAAAGAAATGCATTTTGCTCATTCGCAAAGACTCTCAATTTTGATTTCTGAAAGCAGTTTGATCATATTGGTGTAGTGTTGACTGGTTCCTTTGTGGCAAATTTCGCGCACGAGCGATTGACCAGACACGTCGCGATCAAAGACAAAGTGGGTGGGGAGAGAGCAAAGATCGGGACTTGATTTTTCGATGAGCACATGCGTGGGACACTGAGGGTTTCGTCTCAAGCTGTATTGAATTTCATGGTCTGTTTGAATTTCAACTGATAGGATTCTCCCAGGGGAGAATTCATGCATTTTTGACGGATGGAGAAAGACCAGCACAGGAAGATGCTCTGTTTCGTAAATAAAGGTTAAGAGCTCTTTTTCTTTTGCGATATTTGACAGCTTCCATCCGAGCTGTGCAGCAAACCAGGCCTGCAAGTAGATCGCTTGAACATTCGTATGGCAGAGGGCAACCGATTCGAGGGAATTAAAGTGAATGTGAATGTCTGTTGCATGTTTGAAGTGATTTAGTTCTTCTTGTGATTTGAAAATGTTGGCAAAGAGTTGGCGCCATCCTTCTGTTCGGGCCCAGTTGAGGTCGGCAATATCGGCTGTTGTTCGATCGTGATGGGTGAGGACCGCTTTTGCAAATGCTGGTAGATTGGTTGCCGATTCAGAATCAAAAATGATCCGGCTAGCAAACTGTTCTAGTTGGGTGGCGATCGGATTTTCTTGCGTGGGATCATCTGCATAAACGAGGTAGACCGGGAGGTCGGGGAGGATGTGGGGGAGAACCACAAAGGGAACGCGAGGATGATCTTTGCTGCAGACGTCAATTTCAATCATGTCACAGGCAATTTCATTTTCTCCTTCATCAGCTGTGAGAACAGAAACAGCTGTTTTTAAGTCTTGACTTGAGCAGGTGTTGTCGTAGGTGATAAAAATAATGCGAGAAGGAAACTTTTCAATCACATTTTGAGCAACTTTATTGAGATACTCAACGCGCTGACATTTTTTTGAATAAATGATGAGATTGAACAGACAGGCGCGCATTTTATTGGTGCCCTGATAGGACTCCCAAATGCGATCCAGTTCTGATTCGATCTGAGTGGGGTGGATTGTTTCAACCATAATCGTCAGTTATACCATCAATAAGAAATTAAATCAGCCGCCATTTACGCCCATCTCTTGCAATCATCTCTTCAGCTGACTGGGGTCCCCAGCTTCCACAAGGATAGTTAGGGAAATCTTTAGGCTTGGTATTGGCCCAGTGTTCGAGGATGGGTGTAAAAAATTTCCATGAATGAAACACTTCATCTTGGCGCGCAAAGAGGGTGCTATCCCCTGCAATACAGTCACAGATGAGTCGCTCATAAGCATCAGGTGGGGTGAGACCAAAAAAGGCCCCATAGCGAAAGTCCATTTTAACAGGTTGGATCGGACTACTTGGTCCGGGGACTTTACAATTAATTTTTAACGCAATCCCTTCGTTGGGCTGAATCCGAATGGCTAAAACATTCGATTCGTGCTGCTCCCCATTTTCTTTAAACAGGATCCCTGGAGGTGTTTTGAAGGTGATGGCGATTTCAGTGGCCCGTTTGGGGAGCCGTTTTGCTCCGCGTAAATAGAAGGGGACTCCATCCCAGCGCCAGTTATCAATATAGAGTTTGACAGCGGCATAGGTTTCGACATTTGAGTCTTTGGCCACGTTATCCTCTTCACGGTAACCTTTGGCTTCTTCTCCACCGACATAACCTTTGGCATATTGCCCACGAATCGCAAACTTGTCAAAATCTTCTCCTTTATAGGGGCGGACCGCCTCGAGGACTTTCACTTTCTCGTCATGGACAGCACCTGCCGATAAGTTGACAGGAGGTTCCATGGCGATGAGTGAGAGAAGCTGCATCATGTGATTTTGCATGATGTCGCGCAAGAGTCCTTGTTCTTCGTAGAAATTGCCCCGTGTTCCGATGCCGATGTCTTCTGCAACGGTAAACTGGACGTGATCGATGTAGCGGTGGTTCCATAGATTTTCGAAAATCGAGTTGGCAAA
Coding sequences within:
- the tsaD gene encoding tRNA (adenosine(37)-N6)-threonylcarbamoyltransferase complex transferase subunit TsaD, translating into MKILGIETSCDETAVAVVEEGKRILFHLIASQAEVHERYGGVFPEMASRQHIDRILPLVEKAIEEAGPVDAISVANGPGLMGSLLMGTTAAQTLAYSWDLPLIGVNHVDAHLYAAMMGEEAKMLFPALGVVVSGGHTFLAKISSVGSYTVLGTTVDDAVGEAFDKVATLLGLPYPGGPHIEKLAEAGDPSLYSFKGGVVKGRPLDFSFSGLKTNVLYTIKGKNGQRSSPDTISDEEKKHIAASFQQTALGDIVEKSLKAAQTFPCQAIYLGGGVTNSRALKNLFQEKNLEIPLFWPPRDLSLDNAAMIAGLAYHLYQSGALASPLDIKVFPKIDFKSALC
- a CDS encoding glucose-6-phosphate dehydrogenase assembly protein OpcA, translated to MVETIHPTQIESELDRIWESYQGTNKMRACLFNLIIYSKKCQRVEYLNKVAQNVIEKFPSRIIFITYDNTCSSQDLKTAVSVLTADEGENEIACDMIEIDVCSKDHPRVPFVVLPHILPDLPVYLVYADDPTQENPIATQLEQFASRIIFDSESATNLPAFAKAVLTHHDRTTADIADLNWARTEGWRQLFANIFKSQEELNHFKHATDIHIHFNSLESVALCHTNVQAIYLQAWFAAQLGWKLSNIAKEKELLTFIYETEHLPVLVFLHPSKMHEFSPGRILSVEIQTDHEIQYSLRRNPQCPTHVLIEKSSPDLCSLPTHFVFDRDVSGQSLVREICHKGTSQHYTNMIKLLSEIKIESLCE
- a CDS encoding ABC transporter permease; the protein is MLFEFSIAKKYLVPKKKQLSLSLISLMSVGVISLVVWLILVFLSVTDGIEKNWLKKLTSFNAPIQITPTDAYYQSYYYQVDSISGESEFTYKSIGEKAAATLTDPYNPEEDLALPSYWPDREVNADGTTMDFVKLAFSSIEGQNIPLIAQDYEVSGALLKLRMLRAQGPSFAPQENTTQSYLTQASYINSFSDKSPHLHSLIDPPRIEDLNHLFYLAELSPDTPTADQPDRVGKGSGADLRTNLASLLENITIKRMRSLGQKASYLGPILPENQSFDVIAYKKQGRISYLVFSDQERKKSPYFEKGTVKRQNDKLIFASSEGKIELSFAIPLFLEEALSMEAKLAPYILSQVKTLQDLKLDVRFTLQGQTVAGTIPWESLEIEEAIAKTSFDTPPNHPPPWTYQVGGLAVLPQKGQGAAAVLLPKNFQANGVKIGDTGYFSYNAATASAIQEQRLPVFIAGFYDPGVMAIGARMILTEPDVVHTINTSSQTYSFDQNMMNGIQVWFSDLSKTAEVQKELTDAFNRAGILPYWKITPYYDYDFAKDLLMQFQSDKYLFTLIGIIVLIVACSNIISLLVILVNDKKKEIAILSAMGASKKSIAWIFTLCGGIMGCFSTLIGTTAALLTIHNIDAVVHFLSFLQGHEAFNAVFYGKSLPSELSERALMFILIATPIISLLAGLVPALKASKVHPSKILRSE
- the rpmG gene encoding 50S ribosomal protein L33, with product MAKKGAREKIRLKSTESSEVYWTFKNKRNTPDRIELKKYDKKLRKHVTFKEAK
- a CDS encoding UDP-glucose dehydrogenase family protein, with amino-acid sequence MEILVIGVGYVGLVTGTCFAEMGHHVTCLDIDENKINGLKKNVIPFYEPGLEELVRRNQDAKRLSFTTDYALGLKNADVCFIAVGTPPHKDGSANLSFIEAVATSIGEYLDHSLVVVNKSTVPVGTARHIQKLIQQKLDERGVKVSFDIASNPEFLKEGSAISDSMKPDRIIIGSDSEKAINLLRELYSSFTLNHDRIHIMDLPSAEMTKYASNAMLATRISFMNELAALCEKLGANINDVRHGMSSDSRIGYHFLYAGAGYGGSCFPKDIRALIAMANQNGLDAPILEAVHNINERQKNVLSEKISDHFAKKGGVKGKTIAIWGLSFKPNTDDIREAPALKLIDSLLKNGAILRLFDPLALPKVKELLGHKKNIHFCLSEYHAAEQADAIALVTEWKQFRFVNLKTVLSKMKGNAFFDGRNQYKAREMAIKGFRYYGIGIPKLSTDLLQDLKTRGNNKVSRYEDPRFDYSSSRFD
- a CDS encoding ABC transporter ATP-binding protein, which codes for MILKANKLSKSYKEPKKVEILREITLSVNEGESVAIMGPSGVGKSTLLHILGTLEEPTSGSLEILGSNALVGDRSAMRNQHIGFVFQNFNLLEEYPVLENVLMPAKVGRKPIGRGSDAFTHAEALLERVGLTSHKHQIAKHLSGGEKQRVAIARAFCNNPDLILADEPSGNLDEGNSKLIHELLITSTRDFKKSLIVVTHNAALASLCDRKYLLTDGSLTSI
- a CDS encoding polyprenyl synthetase family protein, with the translated sequence MKTQDLITRHQDLIEQRLQAIIPVVNSPHLLLYQAARYSLLLPAKRIRPLLLLAALEDFDCPLEWGIDPACALEMVHTYSLIHDDLPCMDDDELRRGKPTLHKVYGEAQAVLAGDFLLTYAFDVLSQAPYLSSETKLRLIQLLSKRAGGEGMIGGQVIDILHEGKSIDPDTLTLMFSKKTAALLATALEFGALIAGLNSEDQIHLHNAGFALGIGFQYVDDLLDVIGDESKLGKPIGSDKSKQKASALTLYSEEEVQEKANACLREALSELDLLSSPVPQLTEVFKKCFYRSN
- the pgl gene encoding 6-phosphogluconolactonase; amino-acid sequence: MSKMHFFSWDDRRDIAHPGNNKETLNFSIEHFINCAKEALKMHGHFAVALSGGSTPKAIFQALSQAPYSSAIDWSKAYIFWSDERSVAPTDPDSNFRMAIDAGFKNLPIPNDHFFRMKAEDSIEENALNYEMKIKQVLGSRPFDLIMLGMGEDGHTASLFPGTKALEEKNRWIVANHIPQKETWRMTMTYPLINKAKNIVIYVLGKNKRDMVHKVFLEDHNPPFPVSLIGTPTNKALWILDTDACGDLHKKQK
- a CDS encoding methyltransferase domain-containing protein, with amino-acid sequence MRIFRFFLLVATFSFLRCVYPETQDEIETRLFLQQKYRLEGWCLAPYKGKYTNAEIIRMNDESFEVRVIDTSIPLEKWPIITVPIQFIKSFKHQTHTSLNSLTSCLKEFGILKTPTIEQAYRSIDRQWFCPQNPYDDTAIDIGCHMVISSPHMHIFYLELLKDQLPQATSILDLGSGSGHLTALLADLTPHAKVIGIDYYDDLVSKSKDTCLKHLPTKVNDRITFLARDGINGYQDAAPYDIICVGFMYEEIPLPLVNQLNAGGILIVPIKTRTCSYSNKFQGGRLYVIKKDKNGLVEINKGFSCSFVSAIQDQGKKN